In Vibrio sp. 10N, the following proteins share a genomic window:
- the pykF gene encoding pyruvate kinase PykF translates to MKKTKIVCTIGPKTESVEKLTELVNAGMNVMRLNFSHGDYEEHGTRIANFREVMANVGKQLAILLDTKGPEIRTIKLEGGNDVDLVAGQEFTFTTDIAVVGNKDTVAVTYAGFAKDLSAGNTILVDDGLIEMEVISTTDTEVKCKVLNNGALGENKGVNLPGVSVQLPALSEKDKNDLKFGCEQGVDFVAASFIRKAADVKEIREVLNANGGENIHIISKIENQEGVDNFDEILELSDGIMVARGDLGVEIPAEEVIFAQKMMIEKCNRARKTVITATQMLDSMINNPRPTRAEAGDVANAIMDGTDAVMLSGETAKGKYPVEAVTIMAQIANRTDGALKAELGSRLDSPRLRITEAVCKGAVDTAEKLAAPLIIVATEGGKSARSVRKYFPTASIVALTTNAKTAAQLVLTKGVRPVLVDSIDSTDEFYKNGKEYALESGFGKKGDIVVMVSGALVASGTTNTASVHVL, encoded by the coding sequence ATGAAAAAGACCAAAATCGTTTGTACGATTGGCCCTAAAACTGAATCAGTAGAGAAGCTAACTGAGCTTGTAAACGCAGGCATGAACGTTATGCGTCTAAACTTCTCTCACGGTGACTACGAAGAGCACGGCACTCGTATTGCTAACTTCCGTGAAGTAATGGCAAACGTAGGTAAGCAACTTGCAATTCTTCTAGACACTAAAGGTCCAGAAATTCGTACTATCAAGCTAGAAGGCGGCAACGACGTTGATCTAGTAGCTGGTCAAGAATTCACTTTCACAACTGACATCGCTGTTGTAGGTAACAAAGACACTGTTGCTGTTACTTACGCAGGTTTCGCAAAAGATCTTTCTGCTGGTAACACTATCCTAGTAGACGACGGTCTAATCGAAATGGAAGTTATCTCTACAACTGACACTGAAGTTAAGTGTAAAGTTCTGAACAACGGCGCACTTGGCGAAAACAAAGGTGTTAACCTTCCAGGCGTTTCTGTTCAACTTCCAGCTCTATCTGAAAAAGATAAGAACGACCTTAAGTTTGGTTGTGAGCAAGGCGTTGATTTCGTAGCGGCATCTTTCATCCGTAAAGCAGCAGACGTTAAAGAAATCCGTGAAGTGCTAAACGCAAACGGCGGCGAGAACATCCACATCATCTCTAAGATTGAGAACCAAGAAGGTGTAGATAACTTCGACGAGATCCTTGAGCTGTCTGACGGCATCATGGTTGCACGTGGTGACCTAGGTGTTGAAATCCCAGCTGAAGAAGTAATCTTCGCTCAGAAGATGATGATCGAGAAGTGTAACCGTGCTCGCAAGACTGTTATCACTGCAACTCAAATGCTTGATTCTATGATCAACAACCCACGTCCAACTCGTGCAGAAGCGGGTGACGTTGCGAACGCAATCATGGACGGTACAGATGCAGTAATGCTTTCTGGTGAAACAGCGAAAGGTAAGTACCCTGTTGAAGCGGTAACTATCATGGCTCAAATCGCTAACCGTACTGACGGCGCACTAAAAGCTGAACTAGGTTCTCGCCTAGACAGCCCACGCCTACGTATCACAGAAGCAGTATGTAAAGGTGCAGTAGACACAGCTGAGAAGCTAGCTGCTCCTCTAATCATCGTTGCTACTGAAGGTGGTAAGTCTGCACGTTCTGTACGTAAGTACTTCCCAACGGCAAGCATCGTTGCTCTAACGACTAACGCTAAAACAGCTGCACAGCTAGTTCTTACTAAAGGTGTTCGTCCAGTTCTTGTTGATTCAATCGACAGCACTGACGAGTTCTACAAAAACGGTAAAGAGTACGCTCTAGAATCTGGTTTTGGTAAGAAAGGCGACATCGTAGTTATGGTTTCTGGTGCACTAGTAGCATCTGGTACTACGAACACAGCGTCTGTTCACGTACTATAA
- a CDS encoding GntR family transcriptional regulator produces MSSPTLTDKVAKMICQDILSGELKPNQKLVVAELKEKYNVGASPIREALIQLSWIKYVKLEPQKGCWVAPISKLELYDLYESLKVVSSVLLEKSIQQGSESWELEILTEFHKLSRFKFQGDNFNWQEWEDRQEAFYSSLLSGCFSKNMLDFFNDIIRQVKRYRRVSLSHSPKAFAELFNLEEHEKMMKLTLDKDIDGARVQLAQYLNDMMKDIEPTVSEIEMN; encoded by the coding sequence GTGTCAAGCCCAACATTGACAGACAAAGTCGCTAAAATGATCTGTCAGGATATTCTTTCGGGGGAGCTCAAGCCTAACCAAAAACTGGTGGTTGCTGAGCTTAAGGAAAAGTACAACGTAGGAGCCTCTCCTATTCGAGAAGCGCTGATTCAACTTTCGTGGATTAAATACGTCAAACTTGAACCACAAAAAGGCTGCTGGGTAGCGCCAATTTCAAAGTTAGAACTGTATGATTTGTATGAAAGCCTGAAGGTTGTTTCTTCAGTCTTACTAGAAAAGTCCATCCAGCAAGGCAGTGAAAGTTGGGAACTCGAAATCCTAACGGAATTTCATAAACTGTCTCGCTTTAAGTTCCAGGGAGACAATTTTAACTGGCAGGAATGGGAAGATCGCCAAGAGGCTTTCTATAGCTCATTACTCAGTGGCTGCTTCTCAAAGAACATGCTCGACTTCTTTAATGACATCATCAGGCAAGTCAAACGCTATCGACGCGTATCACTCAGCCACTCTCCTAAAGCATTCGCAGAGCTGTTTAATCTCGAAGAGCACGAGAAAATGATGAAACTGACCCTCGACAAGGATATTGACGGTGCTCGTGTGCAGCTAGCCCAATACCTCAACGATATGATGAAAGATATCGAACCCACGGTCAGCGAAATTGAAATGAACTAA